The Amphiura filiformis chromosome 12, Afil_fr2py, whole genome shotgun sequence genome includes a region encoding these proteins:
- the LOC140166037 gene encoding uncharacterized protein has protein sequence MMFTLFVFGIGSIIWCILKIILNSFDHIDNVYYVYIDNVLNIISLCVQLVFFYDFIHEKLPNLRILHYSISTMIGIKMWSWIGAILEPLWDMDDFEDGNITEGTEDFFEFSEEFFEPFYVEFSTIAVGVLFSIWHSMKRGDEKEHKPQSYRKPVGVDLDNYIPDTDSESDDDADSLVLLRHQSRPMYNKKAIITAATLTGITFTVVSALATIDEVILDLTTRVYIYRGVTVIFFTPLMILSAALLYKLGSLPSVAASFINGNEYVLLFTACSESIYYILRAVAAIGYLTMVKQAALSPSGASNSTTPYPAVVYSSEPNPDHVYNSTYLAVLFLIYSIVKFCEAWLQTRLLIVARRKHVPQYVKNCLAFFVAINLSEWLKSGILLGLGRKHRSNFNPMMDAFYGPSATIAIILLLLPIMILFRFHAAIVAVEIINES, from the coding sequence ATGATGTTCACATTGTTTGTATTTGGTATTGGAAGCATCATATGGTGCATTCTAAAAATCATACTAAATTCTTTTGACCATATTGACAATGTTTACTACGTCTATATTGATAATGTCCTGAATATCATATCTCTGTGCGTTCAACTAgttttcttttatgacttcatccaTGAAAAATTGCCCAATTTAAGGATCCTTCATTATTCTATCTCTACAATGATTGGGATAAAGATGTGGTCTTGGATAGGAGCGATCTTGGAACCACTGTGGGATATGGATGATTTTGAGGACGGTAACATCACGGAAGGAACTGAAGATTTTTTTGAGTTTTCTGAAGAATTCTTTGAACCATTTTATGTAGAATTTTCAACAATAGCGGTTGGGGTATTGTTCAGTATTTGGCACTCTATGAAGCGGGGTGATGAAAAAGAACACAAGCCACAATCTTACCGCAAGCCTGTAGGCGTTGACTTGGACAATTACATACCCGATACAGACTCTGAATCTGATGATGATGCAGATTCTTTAGTATTGTTGAGGCATCAATCTCGTCCTATGTACAACAAGAAAGCTATAATAACGGCAGCTACTCTGACTGGTATCACATTTACAGTAGTTTCCGCTCTAGCCACCATAGATGAAGTCATTCTAGATCTGACAACACGGGTATACATCTATCGCGGCGTTACGGTGATCTTCTTCACTCCACTGATGATCCTATCTGCTGCTCTGCTCTACAAACTTGGTTCCTTGCCGAGCGTTGCTGCTTCGTTCATCAACGGTAATGAATATGTTCTTCTCTTCACCGCTTGTAGCGAGTCCATATACTACATTCTCCGAGCAGTTGCTGCCATTGGATACCTGACAATGGTGAAGCAGGCCGCTCTATCGCCATCAGGTGCTTCGAATTCAACCACACCCTATCCTGCAGTGGTATATTCTTCAGAACCTAATCCAGACCATGTGTACAACAGCACCTATCTAGCCGTTCTGTTTCTGATCTATTCAATCGTCAAATTTTGCGAAGCTTGGTTGCAGACCAGGTTACTCATTGTTGCCCGTCGAAAGCATGTGCCTCAGTACGTCAAGAATTGTCTGGCATTCTTTGTAGCGATCAACCTAAGTGAATGGCTCAAAAGTGGGATCTTGCTTGGACTAGGAAGAAAACACAGATCCAACTTTAATCCTATGATGGATGCATTTTACGGTCCTAGTGCAACCATTGCTATCATCTTATTGCTGTTACCAATCATGATTCTTTTTCGATTCCACGCAGCAATCGTTGCTGTTGAAATTATAAATGAATCTTGA